The following is a genomic window from Fusobacterium sp. DD2.
AATCCTTACCTGTAAGCTGATCCAGATCCAAATTAAATTCCTCGAATTCTTTTCCACCTAAATTATACTTTTGAGTCAATTTTATTATCATATTTTACTCCTCCTCTATAAATGCTATAATCCCATTAATCTTCTAAGTTCATCATTCTTTGTACCTAATGCCGTAGATTTATTATTTAGTACATCTATTTCAATTATTGTCTTATTTCCAATTGTTAATTTGTAGTAACTTACAGCCATTTCAATTGTTGTTTCTAGTTTTCCAGTAGGCTTTAGCTTTGGCCCTTCCATCTTTTTTATCAGTCCTTTAATAGTTGCGTCAATTCCGTATAATTTAGGACCTTGCGAAGCTTTATCCATTGCCTGAGCTCCACCCTTGCATTCTACTAGAATTGCTTTAGTAGTATCAATTGACTCCATTGAATCATCTATACTGTCCATTTTTATCTTAGCATCCAACTTTTTATAATGCCCCATGAGTGGCGCTTCTAATTCAGCAGTCATTCCCATCTGCTCAATATTTACAGTTACCATTTCCACAACGGGTAATTCCACTTCTGCTACTCCTGCTAGAGAATTTGACCCATTCAAATATACTTCAGCGTCAACTAATGCCGCTGGTATTTTATCTTTTGCCATTTACTATCCCTCCTTATTAAGCTGCTAAGCTGTTTGCAAAGGCCATAAGTGCTTCCACATCGTAAACCTTTTTAAATGTGATTGATTTAGCTCCTGGAATAATTCCTAATTGAATTGTCCAAGTTATATCGCCATTTATAATATCAATTAAACTATTATCATCTGCATAGAATGCAACTTTTCCTGATAATAAGTTATCAGATGCCACTAAGGCATTAAGTCTTAAGTTCATAGACTTCTCCATTGTTTCAGCTAATTTTAAAGTGAATTTTTTATCTACATTATTGAAGTAAGAAAGAACTAATTCATTTCCTATGTATTTAAACATTCTTCTTCCATAGATATACTTATCTTTTGGATCCGTAGCTAATGGATTTTTAGCTGTCTCTGAACCCCAGCATCTCCATCCCTTGAAATTAATCGCAGTTACGACTCCATTTTTATTTAAAAAGTTCGCCTGCTGCTCTTTATCAAGTCTAACTTCTTCATACTCTTTTCCTTTTTTCCATACAAATGCGTCCATTTTGTATGAATAATTTGAAGGCCCTTGACTAGGTACTCCATTATTTTCCCCGTCTACCTTCAATGATAAAGCCGCATAATGAATTGACTGGTGATATACTTCCCCAGCTAATTTAATTCCCCCGTATAGAATTATCTGGTCATTCCCTATGATATTATTAGTATCTTTCCACTCCGATAACTCATCGTATTTTTTAGTTATATCGGCATTAATAAGTGCCATTGATTCAAACATTCCACCATTAAGTGTTTTAGCTTTGGTTTCCATGATTGCTGCTACATCGCTTTCACCTGAGAAGTCAGGAATATCAATAAATGCTGGAAGCTCTGAATATTTTAAAAATACTTCATTAACTAGCTCAAGCCCTGTTCTCTTCATACTGTCGGCATCATATCCACCTATTGCGTCTGATTTCTTAACTTTTGATAAATCTACTTCGTAATATTCTATATCTACTGTCCCTTGTTCATCCAGTTTGACACTTAATTCAAGCCCTTCCGACGTGAATTGCATTTGAACATCTGACACTGTTTGTTTTCCTGATGTCTTTTGTACAACTACTGTTTCTGGAATAACTTTCTGAGATGGAATAACTATCTTACCTCTTACGAGATTCTGCGCTGATAATGTTTTCTTTTCTCCTTTATGTTTTTCTGGATCCAAAATATTTACAATATAAAGTGGAGCCACTGCATACAATTCAAAGAAACATTTTATCGCTTGAGATATCGAGAAATCCATATCATGTGTATTTCCAAAATACTCTAATGCTTCTTTATATGTCCCTACTCTAACTACATCATTAATCTTTCTATTTTCCTTTTTTACTTGATTAATTGGTGCCATCCCTACTATAAAGTGTCCGTAATCAAGTACAACAGGTAGCTGTAACGGAGTAGCGCCTTCAACTTGATATGTACCATGTTTATACATTTTTTATACCTCCTATTTCATTTACTATCTCATCATAAAATGCCTTATTTTCTGCTATGTCTGAGAATTTATACTCTTCTACTGGAATCAATATCCTTGTTAGTAACGGATACTTACTAATAAGATTATCTATTTTTATTCCTTTGTACACTACTCCTCTGACTAACATAAATTCGGGCAATATTAAATTCTTACCAACATAAATATATGCTTTCATTCATCTCTCACCGTCCTATTAATCTATTCAATTCTTTATTTATTATTTCTGACTGAGTAGCTGGGCACGATACTCTAAATCTAGCAGTCGAGAAATAAAAAGGCTCTTTATCATCTGCATAGAAGTCAACAGAAAAAGGTATCTCTTGCTTAACAGCATACTTTCCATCAATAGTACTTGTCTCCAGGAACTTACCCCTTAAGTAATCTCCCAGCTCTAAATGCTCTAAATAGTCTTGTTCTTTTGTACCAATCCAAAGTTCTATATCTGCAAAAGCATCGTATACGTCTATACCACTCCTAGACTGTTCAAAGTGTGATATTCTAATCAGGACAAAAGGAAAATACTCATTTGTTTTCTTTCCATTTTCTCTATCCAGATGATTATTATCTGGCAGTACTCCTCTATACACATTCACACCTTTATCAGTCAATATACCTTTTAAAAATTGAAATAGACTCTTTTCAACATCCGATATCATTTAATCACCCTATCCAATTCATGCTCCAGTCTCTCAGTGAATTTTTCATCTGCATACCCTTGTAAATAATTAATTATATTAGTATTTCCTAACATCTGAGGCTCTGAAGCTGAATATAATCTTCTAATTATCTCCCGTTGTATACTTCCTTTTTTTCCTGGAATTGTTTTAAACCTTCCAGTTCTTGAAAATGCACCCAGTTTGCCGTCTTTATAAGCTATAAAGCTATGGGGAAGTGATTTCAACTCCCCCTTTTTTACTTCAATCATTAGTGTTCTAGGCCTTTTAAGTCTTTTTTTTGGAGATAATTTGAAATGATCAAGACCTATCGGCCTCCCGGAACTGATTAACTTAGCTTTTAAATTATTGCTATTGGATGTAAATAGATTTATAGAATTCCGAAGCTTAGTGGCGCTAATGGTATAATTTTCTCTAGTTTGTCTAATCTGCTCCGCTCTGGTTGATGTTAATGTCCTATTTAACGCCCTTGAAATACACTTCCTAACTTCTTTAGTTGTTAAATCCATTGCTTCTGCGGTTTTTTCAAGTGTTGTAACATCCATCTCCAGCTTAACCATTACACTTACACCTCCGAATAATTAACTAAATCTATTTCAGCTATGCCCATATCTGATTTACAAGAAATTACAGTATATTTTTTATTATCCAGTAAAATAATTTCACCAGCATGCGGAAGACAATTAAAAAAGGAACTTGCTATAAACATAGTAAGTCCCTCCAGGTAAACACCTTCATCTGTTAATGAATTAATACGATTATTCTGTTTAGTCTGAAATCTCTCTTCATCCAATACGCACTTTGTAATTTTATCCCCTACAATATGATCATCAGCAAATTCTAATTCATTTATAAAGACAGCATCTATGTCACTTTGTAAAATTTTTTTAAAATCCATAGTGCACCCCTTAATTATCTTTTTCCACCTTTACCGTTACCGTTACTTTTTCCTTTGGTAGTCCCATCTTCAGTAATCTCCTCTTTCTTCTCCTCTGCAGGTGCTGCAATTTCATCTACTGTTGGAACTACTGGAATCTTTTCTATTTCTATAAGATTCTTGCCTATACTCTCTTCTGCTATTTTGCTCTCCAGGATTTCTACTTTCTCTCCTGGATTATATATCTTACCAGCATATAGTATTGGCTTAAGAACTTTATACTCCATTTATCTCCCTCCTATTTAACTTTTAATACTCTGATTGCGTCAATATCAAACGGAACAGGTAGCGGTCTTGATTCTGTTCTTACTTCAACTGTATTAGCTTTTGAATCAGTATCTTCAAATGGTACTCTTTCAGCTTGAATAATTCCTTTTGTAACGTCGACAGCTGCTCCGTAGTGCAGTACATTCTTTGATGGCGCAAATAATACTGAACCTTCTGGTATTTTTTTCTCAACTTTATATGTTTTTCCGTCTTCATTTAATATCTGTACTTGTGTTTGGTATGAGTATATTGGGATATTATGTGGAGCTAATGCACCAACATAAGTTGCTCCAGCTGGAAGGTCTTTTGGTGCTATTTTTCCAGCTTCAAAATTTCTAATATCTAATAGCTTTTGTATTTTTTCATTGTCTGCGAATAATCTAGCCGCCACCGGATCCATAACTATCAGTTCTACTTTTTGTCCTGTAGTTTCTCCTATTTCACTTATTGTTGATGAAATATCAGCTGCAATAGTAGCTTTATCAGTGTTCCATTTATTTGTAACTGACACTTCTTTAATTTTTCCATAATTGATTTCATCTTCTACGCCTTCACCTTTTACTACTACTTTTCCAGTATATAGCACGTCTATACACATCAGTTCTTCTCTTCTTGTAATTTGGTCTTCAAACTCAGCGTATGATTCTCCTAATAACTTTGCTTTTTTCTCTTCTGGAGAATATCCACCATAAATAGTTTCCCCTGGGATCTTATCAAAGAATAGTTCGTGTCCTGTAAATGTTCTTTTTGGTGCAACCTTTGGCGCCTTGTAGTATCTGCTTTCATAACTTCTTTTTATCATTTCAGTACCCGGAATAAGCTCAGATACGAATGGTGCAACTAATTGCCCACCTTTTTTGTATTCAATTTCAAATTTTTGTTTCTCGTGAGCCTTGTGTGTAGCGAAAAACATATCTTTTATAAAGCTCGTAGGTTTAATAACCTGTTGATCATAAACTCCTAAAAATTCAATTACTGCTGGCATTAATATCTACCTCCTAATTTTTTAACATAAATTCCAATTTTTCTAAGATTTTGTATCACTGTTGCGTCAATTGTGCCCCCTGTAACTTTTAGCCCCTCTGCTATAACTTCTCCAGCTACTACTACAGTAGTTTTTCCAGTTCCAGATGAAGCGTCAACAGTTTCTAAAACTACGCCAAATGCGTCAGATGCGTCAGTAGTCATAGAACCGTCTGCAGTAACTACCTGCCCTCTTTCAACTTTTTTGTTACTAATTGCTAATTCCATTACCTTATGACCAGTACCAGACAATAACTGGTCATACTCATATACATTCCCTTTTTCTACAAATGCCATACTATTTGACCTCCTTTAATTTTTTATTCATAAATGCCACAATTGCATTGACTTGCGAATTTTCATTCTTTGGGTCTTTCATTCCAAAGTTTAAATTATCGTCTCCTAACATTTTTGCTTTTTCTTCATTCTCTTTCTGTTGAAGTTTAACCAGCTCTACTGATAGCGATTCAATAGTTTGTATACTGTTGTATTTCGCGTCAAACACTAAGTCTGCATGATTTTTTATATTAATTTCATCGATAGCCTTTAATCTATTTCTTTCTGCTTGAACACCTTCATTCTTAACAGCTTCGTACACATCTTTATATTTATCTTTCAGCATATCTACTGTAATAGTATCTGTTTGTGATTGTGTTGGCGCCGGTGCCGGCTCCTCTGGTTTATAATTATCAAATTTACTCAAATCAAATGCCATATTATTTACAATTAAATAATTACTTACATTCTTTATATCCTCATCAGACTCAAGTATTTCATCCACAAATCCATTGTTTTTAGCTTCAACCGCTGTCATCCACGTTTCTTCATCCATCAGCTGTGATAACTCGTCCTTAGTTTTTCCTGTTTTCTTTGTGTAGGTTGCCACTATACACTCTTTCACTTTATCAAGCATGTCTGCTGCTTTTTGTAAGTCCTGAGAACTTCCAGCAGCAAAAATCCAAGGGTTGTGTATCATAAATAAAGCATTTTTAGGCATTTTTACATTATCACAAGCTGAAGTAATTATTGTTGCAGCACTTGCAGCTAGTCCATCAATATAAGCAGTAACATTCGCCTTATGTGATTTTAAAGTATTAGCTATTGCCACAGCTGCAAATGCATTTCCTCCTGGACTATTGATGTGCAGATTAATCTCTTCCACATCTCCAAGCCCCTCAATATCTGATTTAAACTTTTTGTCTGTAATATCATCCCAAAAGTCATCACTACCAATAGAACCATACAGTGTCATTTCAGCGGTTTTCCCGTCTTCATTCTTCACTAGGTTCCAGAACTTTTTCTTCTGATTCATCATTTTTGGCATTTCCTAACGTCACTCCTTTTTCTTTTAATATTTTTTGTTCCTTTGCTAATATTCTTACATTCTGCTCAAAATCTCCACCGTTCAATTCAACAGATTCCCGTGAACGTGTGGATAGTCCTTCCTGAATTTTCAACGCACTTGCTTTAGCTTCCTTGAGTGGATCTATTTGTCCTTGACTTGGGCCATTCCATTGGGCTGTACTCCAAGCCTTATCATATAAAGGATCAGTTCCAAAATTATATAATTCAATTCTACCCCTTAAAACTGCTTCTCTTAGCCACTCCTGGTATATCAATTGTGTAAAATTGGATGCAAACCAGTCACGGCGTTTCCTAAACATCTTCCATGCCTCCAGCAAGGCTGCTCGAGATGCTGAGTAACTTGCACTGAAATGTTTCACAAGAAGCTCATAAGGTACTTCCAATGCTGCCCCTATCTGGCGTAATATTGCAGTTACAAATGGGTCAAACTGAGCATTAGGTCTTCCTGGGTTATTTGGATTAGCTCTTTCTCCTGGTCTAAACCCTACTATCATTCCTGGAGTCATTTCTATATCCAGTGCTCCTGTATCATCGTCATCATATGATGATGAGACAACAGACTCTTCTGGACTAACTATAGATTGCTCTCCTATGTCTGCTGGTGTTACATTGTCTTTATCGGATTCTATAAATACCGCATACATTCCTGAAATAACTGCTGCCATTAACTCGGCATCTGTATATCTATCAAGTTGCTTAAGTGCCTCGATAACAGGTGAAAGCAGTGGAACTCCTCTAAGCTGCTCAGGTCGTTCCGGATTAATCAAATGTATAATATTACGTTGATTAGATTTTCCATAGACTGGTACATACACAGTATCAGTCGAGCCGCTATAAGTATCCAATGGATGTTCTTTAGCAACGTAGTATCCAGTTATCCAATTAGTTTTTTTATCAAGCTGAACTCCACAAATAACACTCTTGTCGTTAGTCTTATCATTTGGAGTTAAAACCCTATCAGGTTCTATCACTAGTAACTTCAAATGATATGGATTCCGAGGTGTTTCAAAATAATTAAGTTTAATAAAGCATTCTCCACTAAGTAACACAGTTAAAAATACAAGATCCTGCACTTGATAAAAATCTAGCAATCCATTTTGGTCAATTTTACTCTCTGACCATAGTCTAAATTCTCTTTCAATTTGTGTTTCTATCTCTTCTGCTGTGTTTTCGTCGAGCCCTAATAATTCATAATCAATAGCGGACTTAAGACGTAATCCACTCCCAACTGTATTTGATACAATCGTTTTAATTACTCCAGTTGCAGTTGGTGCTCCCATGTATAAGTCCCTGGAACGTTCCACAAGCCTATCTCTATTCTTGTATATGTCGTTTTTAACTCCACCACCACGGCTTAACCACCCGAGCATAGAACTTTTAGTTGTTGAAGCCCCATGGTTACTATACCCGGTGTTTAATACAGCTAAATGTTGTCGAGCAAGTTGCCTTTTTAAAGCCCAGCTGGGACTTATCTGCACGATTGCTTTTTCTAATAACTTCAATCTTATTTCTCACCTCCTCCTTTATGATACAAACATATCATTTAGTAAATGCTTTTTCACAATAGTTGTCCTCTCTATTAGTTTTTTTTCCTTCTCCAGTGCTGTATCTATTAAATTTATTCTGTAAGCTATATAATCTTGAGTTGGCTTATCATGGACTGGAATTATAAAATTTTTTAATGCGTCAAATTGCAGGTTTATCGTAGTCGCATATTTAGTTATAAATCTATTCCAATCACGTTCCATACTTGTAAATATGTATTTAGGATTATGATCCTCCGCAACAACTAATACTGCATACTTAGTTTCGACCTCTCCTGAATTTTCAAGTATTTCCATAGGTGTACTTATCATCGCTGATAGTGGTATAAGTATGCTCTTTGCGGGGTATGTCTTGCCTTTAATAGCTCTTTCCACATCGCCAATATCAAGTATTGATTTCCAACTGCATTTGTTCAAGTTTATCTTTTCCATTTTCCACTAATTCCTCCATCTGATTTGTTACTGTTTCTATTTCCCGTCTTTTTTCTACTGTTCCAGCTGTTAAATCTTTCATCATATTTACTAACTCTATTTCGGTATCAAGAATCTCTTTATCTAATACAGCCAGTCCTTCTATAGCTTCTTCAAGTGTATAAGGTAGAACTTCAGGCTCAAAAGTATCCACATATCGGGGAATATTTAAGTTATAATCATTTCTTTCAACTTCATTAATCAGGCATACAGCTGCATACTTATCAATAAACTTTCTTTGTTCCACTGATTCTATGAGTCTATTGATATGGATATCAGTCATAAAATTAGTAGCACCGTCTTTTTCATAGTCCTTAGAACAATCCACAAATAGTATGTCTTTCCTTGTTCGATTCTTTTTTAGAATCATTATTAAAACTGGTATTCCAGTGTTTAAAAATAACTTGTCCGGTAGTCCTATTATGGTGTCTATTAGATTATTTTGAATTAACCTAGTTCTGATTTTCTCTTCTGTTCCACCACGAAATAATACTCCGTGTGGTAATATTGCGACCAGTGTCCCGGTTTCTTCTAATCTATCCAACGAATCTAACAGAAATGCATAGTCAGCTTTACTCTTTGGAGCTAGTCCATAGTCTTTAAACCTATTTTCTTCCTGTCTTTCCTTAGCAGCATCCCATTTTAACGAATACGGTGGATTAGATATTATAGTATCCATCTTCATCTCTGGAACTTCTGTAAGAACTTCAATGTCACTATATTTATCAGTTTTAGTTAACTTATAGCAATTAAAAACCTCTCTTGTTAAGGCGTCCCCGTGTATTATAATTGCGTTGGTATTTCTTATACACATATTAAATAGGAGAATAGGAATTGCACGACCCGAATATTCAAGACAATAGAAATTATCAGCTCCTTTTTGCCATTGCTTCAACGTCAGACCTCCAGTACCAGCACAAATATCGCCAGTCAATCCCTGCTGATCCGTAAGCCTTGATACAATTTCACAGACACAATCTGGTGTAAAATCCTGTTTTAGTCGGTCTCTATCAGAATGCTCCGACTGATAGTATTCAGTAAACCAATCATGGTCAAGTGGTTCTCCCAACTCCATGAATTTATTAAGAAGTGTTTCCTTTTCCTCACTTAATAATTTACTTAACAGAGTATCCGGCATTTTATAAGAGTCCTTTATTCCTAATATCTCATTTACTTTTTCACTGGTCATGTTCTCACCTCCTATACTGGTATGGTTCCACTATTATATCTTTACGCACACATTTTCCCATTTTTTATAGGCATCTAAATAAAGTTCTTGTTTATCTCCATTCAGAGTCACTTCGTAGTACATCCCATCGCTTACTGTAGTAGATAGTAGTGCCTTGTTATTCTGCAGTACTTTGCAGCTCCATACCACGAAAACATCATCCATAGTTAATTTCTTATTATCTGTTTTCTCTACTCTGCTGTTAAAATAATCAACTATTTCTTTTTTACTTAACTCAATAAATTTTTTACTGTCCATACTAACCTCCATACTTTTTATAAATCTCTAGGTATTACCCTTCTTGCTCCTCTTCTTCTTTTGCCTCTTACTTTAAGTAGCTCATTTTCCCAATAAGCTCTCCCTTTTTGAATCTCAGCTAAATCTGCTCTTTCAAGTTCTCTAGTTCCAATTCTATATCTTTGGCCTGATAAGACTTTTATTTCTGCTTCTCTGTATAGTCCTATCATCTCAAGACATTGTTTTTCTGTATGATTAGCCATTATATTTTCACTCCTTTCGATATAACCCTTACTCGTGGTCTTTGCACTGGTTTTGCAGCATTCTCTATCTTCCCAACTGTATAAGTCTGTGTTAAGTCAGGATTTGCTATCTTTAATGCTGCGTATGCATAGTTTCTCAAGTCTAATGGTTCATTACGTTTAGTTCCTATAAGTTTCCATACAGTCTTTTTAACTCCTTTTTGCCAAACTGTAGTTTTTACTTCTGATGTCAATCCTTTAAAGTATGCATCATCATACCCACGTTCTGGATTTTTAGGGAAGTGCATATAAGCAGGATTATCTTCATTAAGCTTCAATCTTGATATGATTGTTTCCTTTCCAGTATTTACTCCAATTGTAAATAAAGGTATACGCATCCTATTGGTCCGTGATGGTCTTGAAATGAATGCCACTCCATCACCTCCACGACCCTTTATCCCAAATACTCTCCACAGCTCTCTTGGTTTTACAAACTGATAAGCTTCCTGAGTATAGTGCCCACCTGTATCTACACATGTGCACAGAATTTTTATTTTTTCACCATCTGCATACTTAAACTCAGTATCCAAATATCTAGCAAGTTGATTCCACACATCCTGCGAAGCTGGTGATCCAAAGAACTGTTTATAATAGACACCCCAGCTTTCTTCTCCTTCACCCCAACCGACTACTTCAATCTCCAGTCTGTCATCCTGTACGTCAACTCCTGCTGTAAGTACTTTAACTCCGTCTGGTATTTCAGCAGTATATTCTTCTCTTCTATTTGCAACATCAAGAAAGTTTATTTTCTCTGTACGTTCTTCCCAGGTTTCACCCAAAGATGTATTTGTAAATACCTTCATCAGTTGTACATTTCCTTTTGCTTCCTTGAATTTCTTTATTATTGAATCCCATGTAGTAAATGGGCTGTATAGCTCTGATATATGAAATCCTCTAATACTATAGTCCTGAAGATTCTCCAGTTCTGTCTGCCAAACTCCAAATCTTAAATTTTTCTTCCACTCATACTCATTAGATACTTCCATACATTCTTCGCATTTATGCCCTACTGGGTCAAATATGATATTTTTCCATTGTAGCTTTTGTAATGCGCCGCATTTTGGGCACGGAACATAATACTCCTCTTGAGTTGAATTTAAGTACTCCATCTCAATACGACTTTCGCCCTTAACTGTAGGCGTGCTCGTAACGACTATTTTTTTATTCCAGAAGGTTTTAGTTCTTTCCATTGCTAATTTCAACGGATCTCCTTCTCCCTGGACATCTCCTACAAATCTGTCAATTTCATCTGCAAGTAATATCCTGATTGGTCTACTTGATAACTCAGTTGCAGAATTTGAACCGGTCAACTTTATATATCCGCCCGGAAATTCTTTCTGAAGTACTGTATTTCTACCATCATCGCTTTGAATTTTATCGCGAAGTTGTGGAGTACTTTGAATCATATCATCCAGTCTTGTACTAGAAAAATCTTCTGCCATGCTTTGCGTTGGCAGTAAAAACATAATTGGCGCCGGGTCGTAATCAGTATAGTATCCAAAGGCATTCAACAGTATATCTGTTTTAGATAGCTGTGCTCCGTACATCATTACAACTTTTTCAGTTTTCTTGTCGGATATAGCTCTCATTACTTCCCTTTGGTATGGTACCCTATCAGTGCTCCAGCGTCCTGGCTCAGCAGAACTTTTTGAGCTAAGGATTCTATACTGATCCGCCCAGGTGTCAATTGTCAATTTTGGCGGTGGCTTGAGAACTTGAAAGATTTTAGCAAACAAATCAACGGTCTTTTTTTCTCCGCTTAGACTTAGCTGTCTTGTTACTTCGGCTTTTTTCTTTTCCGTCATCTTCATCATCCTCCAGTACCAAATTTGTATTCATAAACATTTCTTTAGAGTATGCGCTTAATTCCAGCAATGCATCCTCTATACTGTTCATAACTATACTTTGTATGTCTCCCAAGTTTTCACATCCAACAACCAGTGGAGCTACCTTATTTGGTATTGAAAGCAATTTTCCTTTCAGATTGAGCAGCATGCCAGTCATAACCTTTTCTACTATGGCCGCTTCATGAAGTTCATTTCTTAATTCTGCTATCTTTATGCTCTTAAGTTCAATGTCCTTATCAAGCTTTTCAGTTTCCTTCTTAAGCTTGAGTTCTTTCAGGTCTCCATTTCCGTTATTCGACAATTTTTGATACTCCACATAAGCTTGAACATTTTCCAGGAAATAATACTTGTTTCCTTTCTTTGTAAATGTTCCTTCCTGTGCTAACTGTCTGACATATCGGTCTGTTATGCCTAAAATTTTAGCCAACTCTACTCCCCTGATTAATACCCCTTCTTTAATCTCCATCTGGTCACCTCCTTTGGAACGGAACTCGGATTTTTTTGTTCTGAAATCGGTCGCTTGTTTGGGACTCGCAAGACCCGCAAGCTTTTTAGTTCCTCTCACAGTACCTTTTTCCCTCCAGGTATATAAAAAGAGTCAGCGACTACCCCTAGCAACTGACTCTTTTTATTATACCCTTCACATTCTTTAAACATAAAAGTGGAGGATTATTATGAATGGGTAGTACGTCTTCCCTCGCACTGCCCATACTATCATTATACTTATATGTAATGTAACAAACAATAACATTTTTCCCAAAACTTTTTATTCTGCTTTTTTTAGCTCCTTCACTGCTCTTTTAAACTTTCTATATACATCCATTCTACTGCATTGCATTTCTTCAGCTATCCTTTCATAAGTATAGCCTTTTACTAATCTGTATCTGCATATAGCTCTCCAAGTTGGCGAAGGTAATTTTTCTATTTTCTCCATCAGATTAATACGGGCATTTATCAGATTACTTATTTTCTCCTCCTGATCCATAATCCATTTAATCTTAGAAGTCAGTCCGTTGTCAGTAGATACAGGCCCTTCACCTGTCAGTCCTTTAGTATACCGAATAGCTTTAAGTCCATCCAGAGTACTCTTCACCTCCTCTACAGCTTCTATGAGACTGCTGATTTCAACGTCGTATTCATATACCGATTTAAAATGCATCAGCATCTTCCCCCTTTTTTATACTTATCTATTCTAACTTTTAAAC
Proteins encoded in this region:
- a CDS encoding phage terminase large subunit family protein, producing MTEKKKAEVTRQLSLSGEKKTVDLFAKIFQVLKPPPKLTIDTWADQYRILSSKSSAEPGRWSTDRVPYQREVMRAISDKKTEKVVMMYGAQLSKTDILLNAFGYYTDYDPAPIMFLLPTQSMAEDFSSTRLDDMIQSTPQLRDKIQSDDGRNTVLQKEFPGGYIKLTGSNSATELSSRPIRILLADEIDRFVGDVQGEGDPLKLAMERTKTFWNKKIVVTSTPTVKGESRIEMEYLNSTQEEYYVPCPKCGALQKLQWKNIIFDPVGHKCEECMEVSNEYEWKKNLRFGVWQTELENLQDYSIRGFHISELYSPFTTWDSIIKKFKEAKGNVQLMKVFTNTSLGETWEERTEKINFLDVANRREEYTAEIPDGVKVLTAGVDVQDDRLEIEVVGWGEGEESWGVYYKQFFGSPASQDVWNQLARYLDTEFKYADGEKIKILCTCVDTGGHYTQEAYQFVKPRELWRVFGIKGRGGDGVAFISRPSRTNRMRIPLFTIGVNTGKETIISRLKLNEDNPAYMHFPKNPERGYDDAYFKGLTSEVKTTVWQKGVKKTVWKLIGTKRNEPLDLRNYAYAALKIANPDLTQTYTVGKIENAAKPVQRPRVRVISKGVKI
- a CDS encoding MerR family transcriptional regulator, whose amino-acid sequence is MEIKEGVLIRGVELAKILGITDRYVRQLAQEGTFTKKGNKYYFLENVQAYVEYQKLSNNGNGDLKELKLKKETEKLDKDIELKSIKIAELRNELHEAAIVEKVMTGMLLNLKGKLLSIPNKVAPLVVGCENLGDIQSIVMNSIEDALLELSAYSKEMFMNTNLVLEDDEDDGKEKSRSNKTAKSKRRKKDR
- a CDS encoding sigma factor-like helix-turn-helix DNA-binding protein; the protein is MHFKSVYEYDVEISSLIEAVEEVKSTLDGLKAIRYTKGLTGEGPVSTDNGLTSKIKWIMDQEEKISNLINARINLMEKIEKLPSPTWRAICRYRLVKGYTYERIAEEMQCSRMDVYRKFKRAVKELKKAE